The following are encoded together in the Aciduricibacillus chroicocephali genome:
- a CDS encoding cysteine hydrolase family protein, which translates to MTNEKALILVDVQQGFDDPKWGTRNNLHAEENIAQLLAYGREQDWLIIHAQHLSKEECSPLHPAKPGVAFKQFAQPLPHEKIVQKHVNSAFIGTDLEVYLREHSIEKNIIVGLTTPHCVSTTARMSGNLGFATIVVEDATAAFPLMNHKGQFFSAEVVHENALASLCNEFAEIKKTKDLIK; encoded by the coding sequence TTGATGTACAGCAAGGATTCGATGATCCGAAGTGGGGAACAAGAAACAATTTGCATGCGGAAGAAAACATTGCTCAACTGCTGGCTTATGGAAGAGAGCAGGACTGGCTGATTATTCATGCGCAACATCTTTCTAAAGAGGAATGTTCTCCACTCCACCCTGCTAAGCCAGGGGTTGCTTTTAAACAGTTCGCTCAGCCGCTGCCTCATGAAAAGATTGTGCAGAAACATGTGAATAGCGCATTCATCGGAACAGACCTTGAAGTCTATCTTAGAGAACATTCAATTGAAAAGAATATTATTGTCGGCCTGACAACCCCTCATTGTGTTTCCACAACTGCCAGGATGAGCGGTAATCTAGGATTCGCTACAATTGTAGTCGAAGATGCGACAGCTGCTTTTCCACTCATGAACCACAAGGGTCAGTTTTTCTCGGCTGAAGTGGTTCATGAAAATGCTTTAGCATCCTTGTGCAATGAGTTTGCTGAAATTAAGAAAACTAAGGATCTGATAAAGTAA
- a CDS encoding ASCH domain-containing protein, with amino-acid sequence MENKSVVALWSAYKENYLDAPESYEAWGFGDSPAMADDLARLVVEGTKTATASNHALYEIEQEPLPVPGLINIILDGQGKAVAVIETTNVQVMPFHEVTEEHAYLEGEGDRSLAYWRSVHESFFKKELEANGLVFNEDMLVVCERFKVVMIPE; translated from the coding sequence ATGGAGAATAAATCAGTTGTTGCACTTTGGTCAGCTTACAAAGAGAATTATCTAGATGCGCCTGAATCATATGAGGCTTGGGGATTTGGTGACTCGCCAGCGATGGCAGATGATTTGGCAAGGCTTGTAGTGGAGGGCACTAAAACTGCCACTGCTTCAAACCATGCACTCTACGAAATTGAACAGGAGCCGCTTCCTGTGCCAGGTCTAATTAATATCATTCTGGATGGCCAAGGGAAAGCAGTTGCTGTTATCGAAACGACAAATGTGCAAGTCATGCCATTTCATGAAGTTACAGAAGAGCATGCATATTTGGAAGGGGAAGGTGACCGTTCGTTAGCATATTGGCGATCTGTTCATGAATCATTTTTTAAAAAAGAACTTGAAGCAAATGGCTTGGTATTCAATGAAGATATGCTCGTCGTCTGCGAACGTTTTAAAGTTGTTATGATACCCGAATAA
- a CDS encoding zinc ribbon domain-containing protein YjdM has protein sequence MSGIPSCPSCNSDYAYEDRGLFVCPECAHEWSGEAAESESTYVKDANGNMLQDGDTVTVIKDLKVKGSSSVLKIGTKVKNIRLVEGDHDIDCKIPGFGPMQLKSEFVKKV, from the coding sequence ATGTCAGGTATTCCAAGTTGTCCATCCTGCAATTCTGATTATGCCTATGAAGACCGCGGACTGTTTGTCTGTCCGGAATGTGCTCATGAATGGTCTGGTGAGGCGGCAGAATCTGAAAGTACATATGTGAAAGATGCTAATGGCAACATGCTTCAGGATGGAGATACAGTCACAGTCATTAAGGACCTTAAAGTAAAAGGAAGCTCTTCCGTTCTAAAGATTGGAACGAAAGTGAAAAATATTCGTCTTGTGGAAGGTGACCACGATATCGACTGCAAAATACCGGGATTCGGTCCGATGCAGCTGAAGTCGGAATTTGTAAAGAAAGTGTAG
- a CDS encoding RluA family pseudouridine synthase, translating to MANEWRINEQDELLKFLYKALSGKSRNSVKSILSRGQVVLNGKVTTQFNEKLQPGDKVQIKNRVVPEDVKLRGVEIVYEDEDLMVVEKAAGLLTIATDTEKQATAYRELTYYLRRTQPKRQLFIVHRLDRDTSGLLIFAKNKETQQALQNAWKENVKERTYLALVEGHVAKDGTISSWLTEGKGPAHKMHSSQKDNGGKKAITHYKVAKASRDMSLLEVNLETGRKNQIRVHMQDIGHPVVGDKKYGARLNPLRRLGLHAYAISFVHPKTGKTLRFESDVPKDFLKMFFG from the coding sequence ATGGCAAATGAATGGAGAATTAATGAACAAGATGAACTTTTAAAGTTCCTTTATAAAGCACTTTCCGGCAAGAGCCGTAACTCGGTAAAGTCGATACTCAGTCGTGGCCAAGTAGTTCTAAACGGTAAAGTGACGACACAGTTTAATGAAAAGCTGCAACCGGGAGACAAGGTACAAATTAAAAATCGTGTCGTACCAGAAGATGTCAAGCTCCGCGGAGTTGAAATTGTCTATGAAGATGAAGATCTCATGGTCGTCGAGAAAGCTGCCGGACTGTTGACAATTGCAACTGATACAGAGAAGCAGGCAACCGCTTATCGTGAGCTGACTTATTACCTCAGAAGAACCCAACCAAAGCGCCAGCTGTTTATCGTTCACCGTCTTGATCGAGATACATCAGGTCTGCTTATCTTTGCAAAGAATAAAGAAACACAACAAGCACTACAAAATGCCTGGAAAGAAAACGTTAAAGAGCGCACATACTTGGCCCTTGTCGAAGGTCATGTTGCCAAAGACGGTACAATCAGTTCATGGCTTACAGAGGGCAAAGGGCCTGCCCATAAAATGCATTCCAGCCAGAAGGATAACGGCGGGAAAAAGGCGATTACACATTATAAAGTCGCAAAGGCATCCCGTGATATGTCTCTGCTGGAAGTAAATCTGGAAACCGGACGTAAGAATCAGATTCGTGTTCATATGCAGGATATTGGTCATCCAGTCGTAGGCGACAAGAAGTATGGCGCACGACTCAATCCGCTTCGCCGGCTTGGTTTACACGCCTATGCGATCAGCTTTGTCCATCCGAAAACAGGCAAGACATTGCGCTTCGAATCTGATGTTCCAAAAGACTTCCTTAAAATGTTCTTTGGATAA
- a CDS encoding YhgE/Pip domain-containing protein yields MQTFKRLIKIPAIRNAIIMAFFYQIMFIAIFMYGYGAVPKNIDKLEVAIVNQDGKAGQSMIDGIKGELPFKTVEESSLKEAKEKLNNRDVHLVISMPEGFMDSLKKQGKKSELDFYVNEANPPLVAQSMEQVATEMTTSVNKELGIKGTEGTLASLHMPADQAKQLAAELPNKLQPNIHRTATVPDGLNNQMAPFFLTMVSYIGAMIFSMVTGNVLLGVKQHFGKWKSFWSIHVMSVLVSLISPAIGVLVYYAITGGFDGGVFVKVWLTHSIEMFAAIEFMSIFALLFRSHAMYVNLPIMLVQTIASGAMMTTAMMPGMFKAFSYVSIMFYSVQADYSMMYGGGGVAEHLLKLALIALVSFGLVALIHQLLPNKQAAKPDASAANSQVV; encoded by the coding sequence TTGCAGACATTCAAGAGACTCATCAAGATACCGGCAATCCGCAATGCGATTATCATGGCGTTTTTCTATCAGATCATGTTTATCGCTATTTTCATGTATGGATATGGAGCGGTACCGAAGAATATAGACAAATTAGAAGTGGCAATTGTTAATCAGGACGGGAAAGCTGGCCAGTCAATGATTGATGGCATTAAAGGTGAACTTCCTTTTAAAACAGTTGAAGAATCATCTCTGAAAGAGGCGAAGGAAAAGCTCAACAATCGAGATGTCCATCTTGTCATCTCAATGCCTGAAGGTTTTATGGATAGTTTGAAAAAACAAGGTAAAAAAAGTGAGCTCGACTTCTATGTAAATGAAGCGAACCCACCACTTGTCGCTCAATCAATGGAACAAGTTGCAACTGAAATGACCACCTCTGTCAATAAGGAGCTTGGCATCAAGGGTACTGAAGGTACACTCGCAAGTCTTCATATGCCAGCTGATCAGGCGAAGCAGCTTGCAGCTGAACTTCCGAATAAATTGCAGCCGAATATCCATCGTACCGCAACTGTACCGGATGGTTTGAATAATCAGATGGCACCATTCTTCCTGACAATGGTTTCGTATATTGGAGCAATGATTTTCTCCATGGTGACAGGGAATGTCCTTCTAGGTGTGAAACAGCATTTCGGTAAATGGAAGTCATTCTGGTCAATCCATGTAATGAGTGTGCTTGTGTCACTCATTTCACCAGCCATTGGCGTACTTGTTTACTATGCAATCACTGGTGGATTTGATGGAGGTGTGTTTGTCAAAGTATGGCTTACTCACTCCATTGAAATGTTTGCAGCAATTGAATTCATGTCTATCTTTGCCTTGCTATTCCGCTCACACGCAATGTACGTCAACCTGCCAATCATGCTTGTCCAGACAATTGCTAGTGGAGCAATGATGACAACAGCAATGATGCCGGGTATGTTCAAGGCATTTAGCTATGTATCCATCATGTTCTACAGTGTCCAAGCTGATTACAGTATGATGTATGGCGGCGGAGGCGTGGCCGAACATCTGCTGAAACTTGCATTGATTGCACTCGTTTCATTTGGTCTGGTCGCACTCATCCACCAGTTGTTGCCAAATAAGCAGGCAGCCAAGCCGGATGCCAGTGCAGCCAACTCGCAAGTAGTGTAA
- a CDS encoding PadR family transcriptional regulator: MLSEGHHHPYDLKKIFKKNKMDEVSEINDGKLYYNFESLLKKGCIEKIEVVREENRPERTVYGITDKGKDVLKEKIYESFTNFKGIRSIYSSVIFLKHTDLDKSAYMLEEVVNKLKEKITHYDEVWNNIKDKTPPSVHLITDYTHNQMRIDLAWLERVVKFVQNGLQLDGRSEF, translated from the coding sequence GTGCTTTCCGAAGGACATCATCATCCATACGACTTAAAAAAGATTTTCAAAAAGAACAAAATGGATGAGGTCTCTGAAATAAATGACGGAAAGCTCTACTATAATTTCGAGTCGCTTCTCAAAAAAGGGTGTATTGAAAAGATTGAAGTAGTGCGAGAGGAGAACCGTCCAGAAAGAACGGTTTATGGAATTACGGATAAAGGTAAGGATGTCCTGAAAGAAAAGATTTATGAGAGTTTCACTAATTTTAAGGGCATCCGCTCCATCTATTCTTCTGTAATCTTTCTTAAGCATACAGATCTCGATAAGTCTGCTTATATGCTTGAAGAAGTCGTGAATAAGCTGAAGGAAAAGATCACCCATTATGATGAAGTCTGGAATAATATAAAGGATAAAACCCCGCCTTCAGTTCATCTGATAACAGATTACACGCATAACCAGATGCGCATTGATCTTGCCTGGCTGGAAAGGGTAGTGAAATTCGTCCAGAATGGTTTGCAATTGGATGGAAGGTCTGAGTTTTGA
- a CDS encoding DUF3231 family protein, producing MGILDGNPKDEPLHYGEVFSMWSYMAGGQGIHVLYQTLANHAGDEDLKKLLHDIVNKSASQIKQVALVLKENGVALPPSPPEPPTANLEDIPAGARIMDQEICAIIGADTAAGLMSCSQIMGMCIREDIAKMFGQFHMEKAMIGEQTLHLSKEKGWLIPPPLHNARPENA from the coding sequence ATGGGCATCCTCGATGGTAATCCGAAAGACGAACCACTACATTACGGTGAAGTGTTCAGCATGTGGTCCTATATGGCAGGTGGTCAAGGAATTCATGTTCTTTACCAAACCCTTGCAAATCATGCAGGTGACGAAGATTTGAAGAAACTGCTTCACGATATTGTTAACAAATCAGCAAGCCAAATTAAACAAGTTGCTCTAGTTCTCAAAGAAAATGGCGTGGCACTTCCTCCAAGTCCGCCTGAACCACCGACAGCCAATCTGGAAGATATCCCTGCAGGCGCGCGCATCATGGATCAGGAAATCTGTGCAATCATCGGTGCAGATACCGCTGCCGGCTTAATGAGCTGCAGTCAGATCATGGGTATGTGCATCCGTGAAGATATCGCAAAAATGTTCGGTCAGTTCCATATGGAAAAAGCTATGATTGGCGAACAAACTTTGCACCTGAGTAAGGAAAAAGGGTGGCTTATTCCACCGCCACTTCATAACGCACGTCCAGAAAACGCATAA
- a CDS encoding chloride channel protein, whose translation MSDYTYKEPFIMLAMLARWILLAVVTGLVVGTATSLFLHILAFLIGARTETPLWILAIILPIGGLANGLLIYYGYEKVKEKRSDSVITSIHKQGGQMPYSALFFRPVAALITLASGGSAGKTGPCSQMGAIIASWLGNRFGLREQLQKQIVVSGMAAGFAGVFGIPIAAAFYGVEVISSGKLRYEYIFPAVVASIASVEVSKVWHVPFHFFPIEQSYRLNEDIAWKVLTIGIVCGLVAWIFIEVFEEIGMLFEYLKHRFHIWQPLMPMIGGTVLALLILLIPTDYFSLGMPMLQDTLQGEQAKFYEPFIKILLVAITLGSGFYGGVVTPLFIIGALSGSSLAQLFGIHPAFGAAIGLVAGVASASNAPIAAAFMGLELFSGINAIYAVTSSMAAYIVIGHRSVHPDQIVTHPKSFLVYKENSVPGGRGTGRITYKALRKMRKQESARRAWKRFVPHFHHQSGQLSKKRE comes from the coding sequence TTGTCAGACTATACATATAAGGAACCTTTCATCATGTTGGCTATGCTTGCACGCTGGATTTTATTAGCAGTGGTCACAGGGCTTGTTGTCGGAACTGCGACAAGTCTTTTCTTGCATATTCTCGCTTTTTTGATCGGAGCAAGGACAGAGACGCCACTATGGATATTGGCAATAATACTTCCAATTGGTGGTTTGGCTAATGGTTTGCTCATTTACTATGGATATGAAAAAGTGAAAGAGAAACGCAGTGATTCTGTTATTACTTCCATACATAAACAGGGAGGACAGATGCCTTATAGTGCACTGTTTTTCCGACCGGTTGCTGCTCTTATTACATTGGCTTCCGGTGGATCGGCGGGGAAAACTGGACCATGTTCACAAATGGGAGCAATTATCGCATCGTGGCTCGGTAACCGGTTCGGCTTGAGAGAGCAGTTGCAAAAGCAGATTGTCGTCTCGGGAATGGCGGCCGGTTTCGCAGGTGTCTTTGGTATACCGATTGCTGCCGCATTCTACGGAGTGGAAGTCATCTCATCTGGCAAGCTTCGTTATGAATACATTTTTCCGGCTGTTGTCGCGAGTATTGCTTCAGTTGAAGTGAGTAAAGTATGGCATGTTCCGTTTCACTTCTTTCCAATAGAGCAGTCTTATAGGCTGAATGAAGACATTGCTTGGAAAGTGCTAACCATTGGTATTGTATGCGGTCTTGTTGCATGGATTTTCATTGAAGTATTTGAAGAGATCGGCATGCTTTTTGAATACTTGAAGCATCGTTTTCATATTTGGCAACCGCTCATGCCGATGATTGGAGGAACTGTGCTTGCGTTGCTGATCCTATTGATTCCAACAGATTATTTCAGCCTTGGAATGCCTATGCTGCAAGACACATTGCAAGGAGAACAGGCGAAGTTCTATGAGCCATTTATTAAAATATTGCTAGTAGCAATCACATTAGGTTCCGGATTTTACGGAGGAGTCGTGACACCGCTATTTATTATCGGTGCTCTCTCAGGCAGTTCCTTGGCCCAATTGTTCGGCATTCATCCTGCATTTGGCGCTGCAATTGGTTTGGTCGCCGGTGTCGCCTCTGCATCTAATGCCCCAATTGCTGCTGCTTTCATGGGTTTGGAACTGTTTAGCGGGATTAATGCGATTTATGCAGTGACATCCTCTATGGCAGCTTATATTGTAATTGGACATAGAAGTGTGCATCCGGATCAGATTGTTACACATCCGAAGTCATTCCTTGTGTATAAGGAGAACTCTGTTCCTGGAGGAAGAGGAACAGGCCGCATAACATATAAAGCTTTGAGGAAAATGAGAAAGCAGGAAAGTGCACGTCGAGCGTGGAAACGTTTTGTCCCGCATTTTCATCATCAATCGGGTCAATTAAGTAAAAAGCGGGAATGA
- a CDS encoding cation diffusion facilitator family transporter has protein sequence MTLHEDFLEGGLNLGHEHSHGDNKKALLISFLITGGFMIIEAIGGWLTNSLALLSDAGHMLSDTVSLGIGVAAFKIGEKAADHSKTYGYKRFEILAALFNGITLAVVSIYIFYEAIRRFGSPPEISSTGMLIIAVIGLIVNITVAFIMHSGGDTHGNLNLRAAFLHVIGDLLGSVGAIIAAVLIKLFGWSLADPIASVIVAILVLVSAWRVLRDSLQVLMEGVPRDVEVDSVIKTIREVPGVIDLHHLHIWAITDEQRALSCHLVIDGDKKIEEGDKILRQVEQVLAEKHIEHVTIQFESEHQHIDANVISE, from the coding sequence ATGACTCTCCATGAGGATTTTTTAGAAGGAGGGCTGAACTTGGGACATGAACATAGTCATGGCGACAATAAAAAGGCATTGTTGATCAGCTTCCTCATTACAGGTGGTTTCATGATTATTGAAGCAATCGGAGGCTGGCTGACGAACAGTCTCGCGTTGCTCTCAGATGCTGGACATATGCTAAGTGATACTGTATCGCTTGGCATAGGAGTAGCAGCCTTTAAAATCGGAGAAAAAGCGGCTGACCATAGTAAAACTTATGGCTACAAACGTTTTGAAATACTTGCGGCTTTGTTCAATGGTATTACGCTTGCAGTCGTCTCCATCTATATCTTTTATGAAGCAATTCGCCGGTTCGGCAGCCCACCGGAAATCAGCTCAACAGGCATGCTAATAATCGCAGTAATCGGCCTGATAGTGAATATTACTGTCGCCTTTATCATGCATAGTGGAGGAGATACACATGGCAATCTCAATTTGCGTGCGGCGTTTCTGCATGTCATTGGTGATCTGCTTGGCTCTGTTGGAGCAATTATAGCGGCTGTTCTGATCAAGCTTTTCGGCTGGAGTCTTGCAGATCCGATTGCAAGTGTGATCGTTGCCATACTTGTCCTTGTGAGTGCTTGGCGTGTTTTGAGAGATTCCTTGCAAGTTCTGATGGAAGGGGTTCCTAGAGATGTGGAAGTTGATAGCGTCATTAAGACGATTAGGGAGGTGCCGGGAGTCATTGATTTGCATCATTTGCACATATGGGCAATTACCGATGAGCAGAGGGCACTCTCCTGTCATCTTGTCATCGACGGGGATAAGAAGATAGAAGAAGGGGACAAGATTTTGCGTCAGGTCGAACAAGTGTTGGCGGAGAAGCATATCGAACATGTGACCATTCAGTTTGAAAGTGAGCATCAGCATATAGATGCAAACGTCATTTCTGAATAA
- a CDS encoding dicarboxylate/amino acid:cation symporter, whose product MKSIWLRYKNASFLIKTSIAFILGIVAGLIFQEDAAIFKPAGTLLIHLLSFVAIPVIFLTVVLAVNQMDLARLGKMGGKLILYYMATTAAAVLIGLAFALWINPGNGLKLPDVHVEKPATPHVSEILLKIVPENIFQAFTSGDLMAIMFVAIVVGIALSSMKYSKDSQMEKYGELLNNVFQALNKMFYKILEGVLLYAPIGIFAISATAFGAQGWGTIISLLKFVGVFYLGIIVLWTVVYMSFLKAAGFSPLHFLRDTRDAYGTAFFTSSSIAALPIAIKAAKNAGVSETTANFSLPLGAVFNSDGGALRMGVSIVFAANITNLNLSFSDFVTIVLIGTILSVGAAGVPAAGLVTLSAVLSVFGLPLEIVALIAGIDALIGMGGTASNVMGDVVGAAVIDKPRKKLSA is encoded by the coding sequence ATGAAATCGATCTGGTTAAGATACAAGAACGCCTCATTTCTAATAAAAACGTCCATTGCTTTCATTCTTGGTATTGTTGCCGGCCTTATCTTTCAAGAAGATGCTGCAATTTTCAAACCAGCTGGGACACTACTCATCCACCTGCTAAGCTTCGTCGCGATTCCAGTCATCTTCCTGACCGTCGTGCTGGCAGTTAATCAAATGGATCTCGCACGGCTTGGAAAAATGGGCGGTAAACTAATCCTCTATTATATGGCAACAACTGCAGCTGCCGTCCTAATCGGTTTGGCATTTGCGCTTTGGATTAATCCTGGAAACGGGCTCAAATTACCTGATGTACATGTAGAAAAACCTGCCACCCCACATGTTTCAGAGATTTTGCTGAAGATCGTTCCTGAGAACATTTTCCAAGCCTTCACTTCCGGAGATTTGATGGCAATCATGTTCGTAGCTATCGTCGTAGGTATTGCATTATCCTCAATGAAATACTCAAAAGATAGTCAAATGGAGAAATATGGCGAGCTGCTTAATAATGTGTTTCAGGCACTGAACAAGATGTTTTATAAGATTCTTGAAGGTGTGCTCCTCTATGCACCGATTGGAATCTTCGCAATCAGCGCCACTGCGTTTGGTGCTCAAGGCTGGGGAACAATCATATCCTTGCTGAAATTCGTTGGCGTCTTCTATTTGGGCATTATTGTTCTCTGGACAGTAGTCTATATGTCTTTCCTAAAAGCGGCAGGCTTCTCGCCATTGCATTTCCTCAGAGATACACGGGACGCTTATGGTACAGCATTCTTCACTTCTAGCAGTATTGCTGCACTGCCAATTGCAATAAAAGCAGCTAAAAATGCTGGTGTTTCCGAAACGACAGCCAATTTTTCACTTCCGCTTGGAGCAGTATTCAATTCAGATGGCGGTGCATTGCGAATGGGTGTCTCAATTGTATTTGCTGCTAATATTACGAACCTCAATCTCTCTTTCTCGGACTTTGTAACGATTGTCTTAATTGGTACTATACTCTCTGTTGGCGCAGCTGGAGTACCTGCTGCAGGATTGGTCACACTTTCTGCTGTTCTATCGGTATTTGGACTGCCTCTGGAAATTGTTGCACTCATTGCCGGCATTGATGCCTTAATTGGCATGGGTGGAACAGCATCCAATGTTATGGGAGACGTAGTAGGAGCAGCAGTTATTGATAAACCGCGCAAGAAGCTCTCAGCATAG